From the genome of Halictus rubicundus isolate RS-2024b chromosome 2, iyHalRubi1_principal, whole genome shotgun sequence, one region includes:
- the Rasgap1 gene encoding ras GTPase activating protein 1 produces the protein MAEETRLVRVEERLRIKIGEVKNLQSRSHGSPGARDVYCALSLDQEEIFRTTTMERTLNPFFGEEFQFEVPRKFRYLGIYVYDRDRHLKQDKILGKVAIKREDLATYHNKEHWFPLRPVDADSEVQGKAHLELALQPQIGHAQSKLTVRVIECSELTVKNGGCDPYATVMVIYSNGKQIIKRTKTKKKTVTPYFNETFVFEPEIPESKEKDVSHYPIESGEVGEVVVGLWHASPGMGEQPAFLGEVRVTLRGLQKQPTSTTTAWYFLQPRAAKHRPSKVSSTSTPPVTLPGLGSLRLKIHYTADHVFPSAMYDRLRYLLLQSVNIQPITSSAVYILGEIVASKMEAAQPLVRVLVHHGQLVSVMQVLASHEISKLTDPTTIFRGNTLVSKMMDEGMRLAGLHYLHSTLRPAMEQVFLEKKPCEIDPTRVKDANTIQTNLSNLMEYVERVFTAITTSGVRCPPLMCEMFWCLRELATTHFPKNKEVRYSVISGFIFLRFFAPAILGPRLFDITTEQIDSQTNRTLTLISKTIQSLGNLVSCRGGAGSVCKEEYMEYYFCREFYTEKHIQAVKQFLELISTSSNSGSTKQRPSTQQEQPVVLKEGIYFLFMHTADCDKRIMIKRAQGRKRFGRKNFKQRYFRLTTQDLTYSKTKGKEPLCKIPLEEILAVERLQENSFKMKNMFQIIQSQRALYVQAGNCVEEKEWIDILTKICRTNNNRLEKYHPSAYINGHWLCCKAVAEIAPGCSEVSPGTEAGLRMVLDPDRDLQRIHSLIFTNMPRLETLMSACECQAVYGASDMCVIPGGGSTIEDVPSCFKTLTALREAAYALQHEHRAYFRRLARDTKYGSKQAPIGDDNYLHLAARAGFESQLTKYTYEMDNLNQHYIETEHCYESGFSRRIEDRRYDETFRKCLDSDSIHRRYENENNLLRRYENNTDTIKSIQNNLKKYDHSLHNTLRIDKFEKTASLENSRRLDNSTVLTT, from the exons ATGGCCGAGGAGACGCGCCTAGTTCGCGTTGAAGAAAGATTAAGGATTAAAATCG GTGAAGTAAAAAATCTACAAAGTAGAAGTCATGGATCTCCAGGTGCAAGAGATGTGTATTGTGCATTGTCCCTTGATCAAGAAGAAATATTTAGAACAACAACAATGGAAAGAACTCTCAA CCCCTTTTTTGGAGAAGAATTCCAATTCGAAGTACCTAGGAAATTTCGCTATCTTGGCATTTATGTTTATGACCGAGATAGACATTTAAAACAAGATAAAATTCTGGGCAAAGTTGCAATAAAAAGAGAAGATTTAGCAACATATCATAATAAGGAACATTGGTTTCCTTTGAGGCCAGTTGATGCTGATTCTGAAGTTCAAGGCAAAGCACATCTGGAACTCGCTCTCCAACCTCAAATTGGACATGCTCAATCTAAACTTACTGTGAG AGTGATAGAATGTAGTGAATTAACTGTTAAAAATGGAGGCTGTGATCCGTATGCAACTGTTATGGTCATCTATAGTAATGGTAAACAAATAATAAAACGCACAAAAACTAAGAAGAAGACAGTGACCccatattttaatgaaacatttgtCTTTGAG CCAGAAATACCAGAATCCAAAGAGAAGGATGTTTCTCATTACCCTATTGAAAGTGGAGAAGTAGGTGAAGTAGTTGTAGGTTTATGGCATGCATCTCCTGGTATGGGAGAACAACCAGCTTTTCTTGGTGAAGTTAGAGTTACATTGAGAGGCCTACAAAAGCAACCAACTAGTACAACAACTGCGTG GTACTTTTTACAACCTAGAGCAGCAAAACATCGCCCAAGTAAAGTCTCCAGCACTTCTACACCACCTGTTACACTACCAGGTTTAGGATCTCTAAGATTAAAAATACATTATACCGCTGATCATGTTTTTCCATCAGCAATGTATGACAGACTTAGATACTTATTATTACAAAGTGTTAACATTCAACCAATAACATCATCCGCTGTTTATATTTTGGGAGAAATTGTAGCGAGCAAAATGGAAGCTGCACAACCATTGGTTAGAGTATTAGTACATCATGGACAATTGGTTTCCGTAATGCAAGTTTTAGCTAGtcatgaaatttcgaaattaac TGATCCAACAACGATATTCCGTGGTAACACATTAGTAAGTAAAATGATGGATGAAGGTATGAGATTAGCTGGCCTTCATTACCTGCACAGTACACTAAGACCAGCTATGGAACAAgtctttttagaaaaaaaacCATGTGAAATAGACCCAACAAGAGTAAAGGATGCAAACACAATTCAAAcgaatttatcaaatttaatg GAATATGTTGAAAGAGTTTTTACTGCTATTACAACGTCGGGTGTACGATGCCCTCCTTTAATGTGCGAAATGTTTTGGTGCTTAAGAGAacttgcaacaacacatttccCAAAAAATAAGGAAGTAAGATATTCAGTGATTAGCGGTTTTatttttctacgattttttgcTCCTGCGATATTGGGTCCAAGATTATTTGATATTACAACCGAGCAAATT GATTCTCAAACCAATAGAACTTTAACACTGATTTCAAAAACTATTCAAAGTTTAGGAAATCTAGTAAGTTGTAGGGGTGGAGCAGGTAGTGTTTGTAAAGAAGAATACATGGAAT ATTACTTTTGTAGAGAATTTTACACGGAGAAACACATACAAGCAGTTAAACAATTTCTGGAACTGATATCGACTAGTAGCAACAGTGGAAGTACAAAGCAACGACCAAGTACCCAGCAAGAACAACCAGTTGTGTTAAAAGAGGG aatatattttctCTTCATGCATACTGCTGATTGTGATAAGAG AATAATGATTAAAAGAGCACAAGGCAGAAAGCGATTTGGACgtaaaaattttaaacaaagaTATTTTAGACTTACTACTCAAGATTTGACTTATTCTAAAACGAAAG GTAAAGAACCTTTATGTAAAATACCACTTGAAGAAATTTTAGCAGTTGAAAGACTTcaagaaaattcttttaaaatgaaaaatatgtttcaaattATTCAGTCGCAAAGAGCATTGTACGTTCAAGCTGGCAATTGTGTCGAAGAAAAAGAATGGATCGACattttgacaaaaatttgtCGTACAAATAATAATCGTTTAGAAAAGTACCATCCCAGTGCATACATTAACGGTCATTGGCTTTG CTGCAAAGCAGTGGCTGAAATTGCTCCAGGATGTAGCGAGGTATCACCAGGTACAGAAGCTGGATTACGTATGGTTCTAGATCCAGATCGAGATTTGCAGCGAATACATTCACTTATATTTACGAACATGCCAAGGCTTGAAACGCTAATGAGTGCATGCGAATGTCAAGCTGTATATGGTGCCAGTGATATGTGTGTTATACCAGGTGGTGGATCTACTATAGAAGATGTACCCTCTTGTTTTAAAACGTTAACTGCATTAAGAGAAGCAGCGTATGCTTTACAACACGAACATAGAGCCTATTTTAGAAGATTAGCTCGCGATACCAAATATGGAAGCAA ACAAGCTCCAATTGGTGATGACAATTACCTCCATTTAGCTGCCAGAGCTGGGTTCGAGAGTCAGTTAACGAAGTATACTTATGAAATGGATAATTTAAATCAACATTACATAGAGACAGAACATTGTTATGAAAGTGGATTTTCAAGgcgaatagaggatagacgatacgacgAAACATTTAGAAAATGTTTAGATTCCGATTCTATACATCGTAGGTATGAAAACGAAAACAATTTATTACGACGGTACGAAAATAATACTGACACCATAAAAAGTATCCAAAACAATCTCAAGAAATACGATCATAGTTTACATAATACGTTAAGAATAGATAAGTTTGAAAAAACTGCAAGTTTAGAAAACAGTAGAAGATTGGACAATTCCACGGTATTGACCACATGA